The stretch of DNA GCCTGTTTTCATTTTTGGGCAACGCTCATACTCGTTGCCAAAAGTTTTTTCCTAACTCACCCCTCACCCTCTCCCACAAGGGGAGAAGGGACTAAAAGGAAAGAACTTTTGGCAAGCGCGCCATAAATTGGCTAGGCTACTTGATTTGATCAAAATAAATAAAGGAGCTTTCAAGCCACCCATACTCTTGGAGGATAAACCAGATAGAAGATCAAACGATATTTGTTTTCGGTTTAAGCCTGCTGTAATCATTGCCTTGAATCCCAGCCCCTGATAGCATGTCCTGACTTGCTAATTTCAGTATAGCAGTTAAACGCTTATCCCTTAGCTCCGGTTAATTTATTATAATTATTATAAATCAAATAGAGATTCGTGCCAAAACATTAAAGAAAACCTTGGAGCATGCAACGCAGCATCCAACATCCCGTCCGAAAATGATCCCGACCTCAGAAGCCCCCACCTTGTGGGAGGTGGCCGTGGCCGTGCCCCTAGCCCACTCCCTGACATATCGCCTTCCTGAGGCCCTTGCGACCGCGGCCCAGGTGGGCAGTCTGGTCCGGGTGCCGGTGGGCCGCCGCCAGGTAACCGGATATCTCCTCAACCCCACTCTTTCTCCTCCCCCCGGAACCCTCCGGGACATCCAGGCAGTGCTTGACCCCATACCCCGTTTCGGTCCGGAGTTGGTGCCCCTGTTCCGCTGGCTGGCGGATTACTATCAATATCCCCTGGGGGAAGCCTTAAACTTCATCATTCCCGGAGGTGCGCCGGCAACAAAGGCGCGGCGGGAATTATGGGCCTGTCCCATCGATCAACCCGAGAGCGACCAATTTTCAGAGAAGCGCCTGGGTCCCAAGTCCCGGGCCGTCCTGGCGCATCTCCGAGAGGCCGGCCCCACTGCGGTGCCCGATCTTAAGCGCCGTTTTCCCGCCTGTCGCGACAGCCTGCGTAGACTGGCCGCCCGAAACTTAATTTTGTTGGAAGATCGCACCAGGCTGCGCACCCTCCCAAACGAGACCCCTTTCAGCCCGGAAGAGTCTCACCTCACCCTTGTTCCTGAACAGGAGCAGGCCCTGGCGGCCATTGTCCAAGGAATTGACGCAGGCGGGTTTGTTCCCTTTCTGCTGCACGGCGTCACCGCCAGCGGCAAAACCGAGGTCTATCTGAATGCAGCCAGCCATGCTCTGGCCCGGGGGCGCCAGGTTTTGGTCCTTTTGCCCGAGATCGCCCTGACCCACCCCGTGGCCCAGGCCTTTAAGCGCCGCTTCGGCCCCCGGGTCACCCTGCTCCACAGCGGCCTTTCCGAGGCCTTCCGGGTGGACCAGTGGCGCCGCATCATGGTGGGAGAAGTGGATATTGTGGTGGGGGCGCGCTCCGCGGTCTTTGCCCCCTTACCGCGCCTTGGATTGGTGGTTGTGGATGAAGAACACGACCCCTCTTACAAACAAGAAGGCGGCCTCCTCTACCAGGCTCGGGATGTGGCTCTCTATCGGGGGAAACTGGCGGAAGCGGCGGTAGTCCTGGTCTCCGCCACTCCCCAGGTGGCCACCTGTTATTATGCCCGGGCAGGAAAATATCGCTATCTCCATCTCGGCTACCGGGTCACCCCCCAGGACCTGCCCGAAATCCAGCTTGTGGACTTGCGAACCCAGCGGGATAAGAGTCTCAAGATCATTTCCCGGCCTCTGCTCACGGCCCTGGAGGACGTGCTCCGCCGAGGCGAACAAGCCCTGCTGTTCCTCAATCGCCGGGGATATGCCCGGGCCATGTTTTGTCTCTTTTGCGGCCACGTCTTCCAGTGCCGCAATTGCAGCGTGGCCCTGACCCACCACCAGGCCCAGGGCCGCCTGGTCTGCCATTATTGTGGTTATGCCGAGGCGGTGCCTTCAATCTGCCCCCTATGCCAGTCCACCGCAATCAAGCGTTACGGCGTAGGCACCGAACAGGTGGAAGCGGAGGTTAAACTAAAGTTGCCCGGGGTCCGGGTAGCCCGCCTGGACCGGGATACCGCGCCCCACAGCGGCCGAGCCCTGACGGTTTTGCAGGACTTTGCCGCGGGTGAGTTGGATTTTTTGGTGGGCACCCAGATGATCGCCAAGGGCCATCACTTCCCCCAGGTAACCCTTGTGGGGGTCATCGCCGCCGATCTCAGTCTCTTCTTCCCTGAGTATCATGCCGGCGAGCGCACCTTCCAACTCCTGTCCCAGGTGGCCGGCCGGGCCGGCCGGGGCGCTGCCAAAGGTAAGGTGCTAATCCAGACCTACCAGCCGGAGCACTATGTCTTTCAGACGGTGCAAACCCACGATTATGACAGTTTTTACCAACGGGAACTGGAGTCCCGGCGGCAACTGGGTTACCCGCCCTTCACTCGACTGGCCCTGGTGCGTATAAGCGGCCCTCAAGAACCACTCGTGGCCCAGGAAGCCCGGCGCCTGGTCGCAGCCCTGGAGATTTTTAGGACCCAGGACCATGACTTACGCACCCAGGTGCGAATCTTGGGGCCGGCGCCGGCCGGGTTAACCCGCCTTCAGGGCCGGTTCCGCTGGCAGATCCTTATCAAAAGTTACGGCCGCCCTCCCCTGCTGCGCCTGCTCCAACACCTGCGCCAGGTCTGGACCCCCACTTCCCGCTCCCTCAGCCTCACCCTGGATATCGACCCGGCCACCCTGTTTTAGAGTCAGCGGCGCAGGTTTCCAGCCTGTGAAGGGATCATTAATAATATTTGGGTGTGCCACCACACTAGGTCCCAACCACCCGGTCACGGCCTTCTTTCTTGGCTCGGTAAAGAGCGGCATCCGCGGCCTGGATCAGAGCGCTGCCTGAGGAGCCGTTATCAGGAAAGATGGCCAGTCCGATAGAAATGGTGATGGGATGCAAAAACTGGCTCGGGCGCAACTCGTGGAGCCGCTTGACGCATTGACGCAAATGCTCGGTTCGCTCTAAGGAAACCTCAATCGATGCCCCGGGCATGATGATTAAGAACTCCTCTCCGCCATATCGACAGGCAATGTCATCCTCGCGAATCTGGCTCCTGAATAACCGGCCTAAGGATTTCAATAATTCGTCCCCGGCGTGATGACCAAAAGTATCGTTGTATTGTTTAAAGTGGTCTAAATCCAACATTGCCAGACTCAGGGGGAGTCCCAGCCGGGTTACCCGATGCAGCTCACGTTCGAGCGTTTCCTCCATATAGCGGCGATTGAACAAAGCGGTGAGATCATCCCGGATGGCCTGGCTGCGCAACGTCTCCCGAAGCTTTAGATTGGCCAGGGCCAAGGCTACCCCTTCTGCAACCGTCGAGGCTAACGAGGCAGTCGCTTCCAGCAAATCGCCATTTCCCGGTGCAATACTTTGTAAATGCAAGATCCCGATGGCTTCACCCTGGGCCATCAGGGGCATGCAGAGGTAAGCGGCGGGTAAGGGGTTGGACGCATGCCGGCAGAGCAATCCGGAAGTGGGGTCATCCACCAGGTGTTCCCGGCCGAGCCGCAAGGCCCAACACTCATCCGGGACAAACACCGGTTCCAGGGACAATGATTCTCCCCAGAAGGCCACTTTCTCGAAAAGGTTCTTGGAGTTATTGAGCATATACAGTCCGCCCCCATAACCGGGGAAAAATTTGGAGGCAAAGTGAGCCGTCGTATTATGCGCTTCCTGCGAGGTCTGGCAGGCTTGGAGCACATCGCTCATCTCGTGGAGTAGGGTCATGTGGCGGTTGCGCTCTTCCGTTTCGGAGACCAACCGTTGCAGTTGAGTATTGGCCGTTTGGAGATCTTCTGCCCATTGCTTGCGCTCCGTGATATCTCGGAACACCGCCACGGCCCCCACCAGCCGGCCGTTCGCCCCTAAGGGGCTGCACACAAATTCCACCGGCAACGGCTTGCCTGCCTTGGTCCAAAATACATCATCACTGACCCGCCGGGCCTCTCCGTCTATGAGAGTGCGGTAAATGGGACATTCCTCCTCCGGGTAAGGAGAACCGTCCGGTCTCTGGTAATGCAAGAGCTTATGAATGTTTTGGCCAAACAGTTCATTTTTCTCGTATCCACTTAAGGTTAGCGCCGCGGGATTGATAAATGTGACGTTACCGCTGAGATTCAGTCCGAACACGCCTTCGCCGGCAGAGTTCAAAATCATCTCAAGCTGCAGCCGCAACCGTTCAAGGTCCGTTTCGGCTTGGGTGCGTTCGCTGATGTCTCGGAAGCTCCACACCCGGCCCACTATCTTTTCTCCTAACCGTTGCGGTTTTGAATAACGCTCAAAAAACCGCCCATCTTGGAACTCCAGGACATCAAAGCTCTCTTCCTCCGGGTGCTCATAGAGTTTCTTTATCTTGCTGAGAAAGGCCTCAGGCAGTTTCAACTGGTCAACCACAGAGGTCAGGACCTGCTGGTCATCTCCGGTGGCCACGATGGCTTCCGGGATATGCCATAAGTCCAAAAATTTGCGGTTAAAACTCACGATCCTGCCATCCAGGTCCACCACCAGAATGCCGTCGGCGGTAGATTCTAACGTTGCATGGAGAAGCGAGAAAGACTTATTCAACTCCTCTTCCGCCCGCCGCCGCACCGTGATGTCTTCGAAAATCCCCACCCCCCCCACCAACTCGCCTTCCAGAGACAATATCCCTTCGAAAATCGCCCGGACTGGAGTCAGCTTGTTTCCCAGAACTGAAAGATAGTCTCCTTCATAGAAGCCGCACTGACCTTTCAAGGGGGCCATCACTGCCTCCCGGAACTTCTCATCCTGCAATCCCCCGGGCAAACCGAACCCAATGATTCTCTCCTTGGGCGCCCCAATGATTCTGGCAAGCTTCTCATTACAATCTGTAACAATTCCCGTTTTATCGAACTGGCCGATGCCCACGGGAGCATTCTCGAACACCAGCCGGTATTTCTCTTCGCTCTTTCTCAACGCCACTTCGGTCTCATGTAAGTTGGTGATGTCCGAAAACACCCCGCTGACATAGTTAATCTTGCCATCCGCATGGCACACTATCTGGCCCCGCTCCCGAATCCAATGAACGGTGCCTAATCTCCCCTGGATGCGGTACTCCCGCATATAGGATTTGTCGGTCTTTAAGGCATGCTTAAATATCTCCGTGGCCTTTTCCATATCCTCGGCCCACAGCAGTTCTGACCATTTCATTCTCCGGGAATTAAACTCTTGAAGTGGATAGCCGGTAAGTTCCTCGATCTTATCGTCAAAGAAGTCCACGCTCCAATCCGCGTATCCTCTAAACACCATGGCAGGAACGGTGGTCACCAAGGCCCGGTATTTTTGCTCGCTCTCCCGCAGGGCTTGTTCCACTTGGTTCCGGGCTGTGATATCCCTCACAATGGCCGTCATGCCCGCAGGCTTACCCCTTTCATGGATAAGGTAGGTGCGCAATTCTACCGGGAATACGGAGCCGTCCTGGCGCCGATACTCCTTTTCATAGAGATCGGAATAGCCTCTGGTATAGACCTGTTCTTCAATAATCTTTTCTGTCAGCGCATGCCACTTGGCCGGGGTGATATCCTTATAGGTCAGGCGGTAAATCTCCTCCGCAGGATAACCTAGCATCTCCTGAAATGCAGGGTTGAATTCAACAAAGGACCCTTTAAGGTTCACCGTGACGGAGCCATCTCTTAAGTTGTCATAGAGGATGCGATAGCGTTTTTCTGAACTCTGAATACGAGCGGTTGAATCAATGGTCATACCGATGATGGCCAGGAACCCGATTACCCCCAGGCACAACAGGAGAGTGGCGCCGATGCCCATGAGCCGGCCCAGGATGATGGGACGCAAGGGCACCATGATAAATATGGACCAATCTTCCCAGGGGAAAGGCCAACGCAGGGCCAACTGGCCCTTGCCCTCCAACGGATATTTCCCCCCATCCACCGGTTCCTGAGCTAAAATCGGGGCAAACGGACCTACCCCGAACTGGCGGGAAGCCACCAGATGCTCCCGAATTTTCGGGGAAAGGGGCCACAGGCTTTTCAGGACCATTTCAGGCCGATTGGCCATAACCACAATCCCATGGGAGTCTGAAACCACACCCAGGCTTTGCGCCGGAAAGAATGTTTCCATATCCCCAACGGGACGTTTCAGGACCGCCACCCCCACTAGCCGTCCGGCCTTATCTCGCACGGGGTAACTGGCATAATACCCCAGCTCTTTGGAAGTCACTCCCAGGGCCCAATATTGTCCTAATGTTCCTGCGACGGCCTTCTTAAAATAGGGGCGGAACTTAAAGTTTTTGTCCACAAAGCTATCAGCCTGATGACGGTTGGAGGAGGCGATGGTCAGGCCGTTTTTGTCCATCAGATAGCAGACCGACCCCGTCAGCGCATTGCTGTAGCGATCCAGAACTGAGTTGGCCAACTCGAGGGTTTGAGCGTTTCTATTATCAAAGGCGGGAACGAGCCAAGGGGATGCGGCCATCGTGCTCACTAAATGGTCGGCTTCGTCCATTTTATCCACCATCATGCGGACAAGGACTTTGGCGTAGCTCTCCTGATTAGA from Desulfobaccales bacterium encodes:
- the priA gene encoding primosomal protein N', with translation MAVPLAHSLTYRLPEALATAAQVGSLVRVPVGRRQVTGYLLNPTLSPPPGTLRDIQAVLDPIPRFGPELVPLFRWLADYYQYPLGEALNFIIPGGAPATKARRELWACPIDQPESDQFSEKRLGPKSRAVLAHLREAGPTAVPDLKRRFPACRDSLRRLAARNLILLEDRTRLRTLPNETPFSPEESHLTLVPEQEQALAAIVQGIDAGGFVPFLLHGVTASGKTEVYLNAASHALARGRQVLVLLPEIALTHPVAQAFKRRFGPRVTLLHSGLSEAFRVDQWRRIMVGEVDIVVGARSAVFAPLPRLGLVVVDEEHDPSYKQEGGLLYQARDVALYRGKLAEAAVVLVSATPQVATCYYARAGKYRYLHLGYRVTPQDLPEIQLVDLRTQRDKSLKIISRPLLTALEDVLRRGEQALLFLNRRGYARAMFCLFCGHVFQCRNCSVALTHHQAQGRLVCHYCGYAEAVPSICPLCQSTAIKRYGVGTEQVEAEVKLKLPGVRVARLDRDTAPHSGRALTVLQDFAAGELDFLVGTQMIAKGHHFPQVTLVGVIAADLSLFFPEYHAGERTFQLLSQVAGRAGRGAAKGKVLIQTYQPEHYVFQTVQTHDYDSFYQRELESRRQLGYPPFTRLALVRISGPQEPLVAQEARRLVAALEIFRTQDHDLRTQVRILGPAPAGLTRLQGRFRWQILIKSYGRPPLLRLLQHLRQVWTPTSRSLSLTLDIDPATLF
- a CDS encoding PAS domain S-box protein — its product is MADFFRSQMDYIFFFYGFSFILLVPLCHFLNRRPQRRLPWMWLGLFGVTHGLSEWLDLLALGLPNRFLLDMARVGLKIISYAFLMEFGRAGTLTLRGRAPGRWIIAAFLGVAALGGIAGFSGLCASSRYAVGLTGGLWAGWVFYLASQNPGPGRLALLGTSLGMAAYALTTGLVPGPAPFFPASWLNSATFLSATGFPIQMVRGLLTLGIGACLCLFAQASLAQEAESRVRVWGRTLMAGAAVAVIALLLMGWFTTQFFSVEATKEIRSNQESYAKVLVRMMVDKMDEADHLVSTMAASPWLVPAFDNRNAQTLELANSVLDRYSNALTGSVCYLMDKNGLTIASSNRHQADSFVDKNFKFRPYFKKAVAGTLGQYWALGVTSKELGYYASYPVRDKAGRLVGVAVLKRPVGDMETFFPAQSLGVVSDSHGIVVMANRPEMVLKSLWPLSPKIREHLVASRQFGVGPFAPILAQEPVDGGKYPLEGKGQLALRWPFPWEDWSIFIMVPLRPIILGRLMGIGATLLLCLGVIGFLAIIGMTIDSTARIQSSEKRYRILYDNLRDGSVTVNLKGSFVEFNPAFQEMLGYPAEEIYRLTYKDITPAKWHALTEKIIEEQVYTRGYSDLYEKEYRRQDGSVFPVELRTYLIHERGKPAGMTAIVRDITARNQVEQALRESEQKYRALVTTVPAMVFRGYADWSVDFFDDKIEELTGYPLQEFNSRRMKWSELLWAEDMEKATEIFKHALKTDKSYMREYRIQGRLGTVHWIRERGQIVCHADGKINYVSGVFSDITNLHETEVALRKSEEKYRLVFENAPVGIGQFDKTGIVTDCNEKLARIIGAPKERIIGFGLPGGLQDEKFREAVMAPLKGQCGFYEGDYLSVLGNKLTPVRAIFEGILSLEGELVGGVGIFEDITVRRRAEEELNKSFSLLHATLESTADGILVVDLDGRIVSFNRKFLDLWHIPEAIVATGDDQQVLTSVVDQLKLPEAFLSKIKKLYEHPEEESFDVLEFQDGRFFERYSKPQRLGEKIVGRVWSFRDISERTQAETDLERLRLQLEMILNSAGEGVFGLNLSGNVTFINPAALTLSGYEKNELFGQNIHKLLHYQRPDGSPYPEEECPIYRTLIDGEARRVSDDVFWTKAGKPLPVEFVCSPLGANGRLVGAVAVFRDITERKQWAEDLQTANTQLQRLVSETEERNRHMTLLHEMSDVLQACQTSQEAHNTTAHFASKFFPGYGGGLYMLNNSKNLFEKVAFWGESLSLEPVFVPDECWALRLGREHLVDDPTSGLLCRHASNPLPAAYLCMPLMAQGEAIGILHLQSIAPGNGDLLEATASLASTVAEGVALALANLKLRETLRSQAIRDDLTALFNRRYMEETLERELHRVTRLGLPLSLAMLDLDHFKQYNDTFGHHAGDELLKSLGRLFRSQIREDDIACRYGGEEFLIIMPGASIEVSLERTEHLRQCVKRLHELRPSQFLHPITISIGLAIFPDNGSSGSALIQAADAALYRAKKEGRDRVVGT